In a single window of the Sandaracinaceae bacterium genome:
- a CDS encoding RNA 2'-phosphotransferase gives MDDKHRTAISKFLSYVLRHEPGAVGITLDAAGWVEVDVLLDASARHGRHLTRAELDDVVATSPKQRFALSEDGQRIRASQGHTTAVDLGYEPAEPPDVLFHGTASRFLPAIRETGLLRMERHHVHLSKDEATARAVGGRRGKPVILSVNARAMRAAGHVFFVTPNEVWLTETVPPSFISGWDAE, from the coding sequence ATGGACGACAAGCACCGCACCGCCATCAGCAAGTTCCTCAGCTACGTGCTGCGCCACGAGCCCGGCGCGGTGGGCATCACGCTCGACGCAGCGGGCTGGGTCGAGGTCGACGTCCTGCTCGACGCGTCCGCTCGGCACGGCCGCCACCTGACGCGCGCCGAGCTTGACGACGTGGTGGCCACGAGCCCCAAGCAGCGCTTCGCCCTGTCGGAGGATGGTCAGCGCATCCGCGCGAGCCAGGGGCACACCACCGCCGTGGACCTCGGCTACGAGCCCGCCGAGCCGCCCGACGTGCTCTTCCACGGCACGGCGTCGCGCTTCCTGCCGGCCATCCGCGAGACAGGCCTGCTGCGCATGGAGCGCCACCACGTGCACCTCTCGAAGGACGAAGCCACCGCGCGCGCCGTGGGCGGCCGGCGGGGCAAGCCCGTCATCTTGTCCGTCAATGCCCGCGCGATGCGCGCCGCGGGGCACGTGTTCTTCGTCACGCCCAACGAGGTCTGGCTGACCGAGACGGTGCCCCCGTCGTTCATCTCCGGTTGGGACGCGGAGTAG
- a CDS encoding YdeI/OmpD-associated family protein → MPRKKTDEEQHEGAPMRAFATVRDWRAWLSRHHEAGETLWVKFAKKGSGLPSITYEEARDHAIAFGWIDGLKHGLDEQYYTIRFTPRRARSKWSQINRDVVEKLIAAGEMAPAGLAQVEAAKRDGRWDAAYAGPAKMEVHPDLARALEANRAAREFFATVSSANRFAILYRVQDAKRPETRARRIAQFVDMLARGEVPHPDR, encoded by the coding sequence ATGCCCCGCAAGAAGACTGACGAAGAGCAACACGAAGGCGCCCCCATGCGCGCGTTCGCCACCGTGCGAGACTGGCGCGCCTGGCTATCGCGCCACCACGAAGCGGGTGAGACCCTGTGGGTGAAGTTCGCCAAGAAGGGCAGCGGCCTGCCGTCCATCACGTACGAGGAGGCGCGCGACCACGCGATCGCGTTCGGCTGGATAGACGGCCTCAAGCACGGGCTGGACGAGCAGTACTACACCATTCGCTTCACGCCCCGCCGGGCGCGCAGCAAGTGGTCGCAGATCAACCGCGACGTGGTGGAGAAGCTCATCGCGGCGGGCGAGATGGCGCCGGCCGGGCTGGCCCAGGTGGAGGCGGCGAAGCGCGATGGGCGCTGGGACGCGGCCTACGCCGGCCCCGCCAAGATGGAGGTGCACCCCGACCTCGCGCGCGCCCTCGAGGCCAACCGCGCCGCGCGGGAGTTCTTCGCCACCGTGAGCAGCGCCAACCGCTTCGCCATCCTGTACCGCGTGCAGGACGCCAAGCGCCCCGAGACGCGCGCGCGGCGCATCGCCCAGTTCGTCGACATGCTGGCGCGCGGCGAGGTGCCGCACCCCGACCGCTAG